Proteins from one Halogeometricum sp. S1BR25-6 genomic window:
- a CDS encoding NADP-dependent oxidoreductase, translating to MRETNREWYFVERPEGEPTLDSFEFRESDVPEPRHGELLVRVRYLSVDPYMRGRMRDAESYAEPWDVGDTLKGGVVGEVVESESDRYEAGDYVTGNGAWADYAVLDADEAAPVDTSVAGLPAYLGVLGMPGRTAYFGLLEVGEPKPGDTVVVSGAAGAVGSVVGQIAKRNGCRVVGFAGSDEKTDWLTDELGFDAAINYKSTDDYAAALDDAAPGGVDVYFDNVGGPITDAVFTKLNLDARVAVCGQIAHYNDEGAPTGPRKLPMLIAPRAKVQGLLVGDYATRFEEAAERLGSWVDAGELEHRETVVEGLENAPDAFLGLFSGDNIGKQVVKVSEE from the coding sequence GTGAGAGAGACCAACCGCGAGTGGTACTTCGTCGAACGGCCCGAAGGCGAACCGACGCTCGACAGCTTCGAGTTCCGCGAGAGCGACGTCCCAGAACCCAGACACGGCGAACTGCTCGTCCGCGTCCGATATCTCTCGGTGGACCCGTACATGCGCGGCCGAATGCGCGACGCCGAGTCCTACGCCGAACCGTGGGACGTGGGCGACACCCTGAAGGGCGGCGTCGTCGGCGAAGTCGTCGAGAGCGAGAGCGACCGATACGAGGCGGGCGACTACGTCACCGGCAACGGTGCGTGGGCCGACTACGCCGTCCTCGACGCCGACGAGGCCGCGCCCGTCGATACGTCCGTCGCGGGACTGCCGGCGTACCTCGGCGTCCTCGGGATGCCCGGCCGGACGGCGTACTTCGGGCTGCTGGAGGTGGGCGAACCGAAGCCCGGCGACACGGTGGTCGTCTCGGGCGCGGCGGGCGCCGTCGGCTCCGTCGTCGGCCAGATAGCGAAGCGGAACGGCTGTCGCGTCGTCGGCTTCGCCGGGTCCGACGAGAAGACCGACTGGCTCACCGACGAGTTGGGATTCGACGCGGCGATAAACTACAAATCGACCGACGACTACGCGGCCGCCCTCGACGACGCCGCGCCCGGCGGCGTCGACGTTTACTTCGACAACGTCGGCGGCCCCATCACCGACGCGGTGTTCACGAAACTGAACCTGGACGCCCGCGTCGCCGTCTGCGGGCAGATTGCCCACTACAACGACGAGGGCGCCCCGACCGGGCCGCGAAAGCTCCCGATGCTCATCGCGCCGCGCGCGAAGGTGCAGGGACTGCTCGTCGGCGACTACGCGACGCGCTTCGAGGAGGCGGCCGAGCGACTCGGGTCGTGGGTCGACGCCGGCGAACTCGAACACCGCGAAACGGTCGTCGAGGGGTTGGAGAACGC